One genomic segment of Komagataella phaffii GS115 chromosome 4, complete sequence includes these proteins:
- a CDS encoding Kinesin-related motor protein required for mitotic spindle assembly and chromosome segregation, which translates to MESQDESITVVVRCRGRSSKEVQLKQPIIVDVPSEFDSDSVTRTVSVNTSHDSSLSSQITSTKSYTVDQSFGPAVDQEMVFQSVAEPLFEEFIRGYNCTIFAYGQTGTGKTHTMCGDGREIEGSLSPDAGIIPRLLFKLFDALNQKNIDFVVKCSFVELYNEELKDLLGNINSSKSRLRIYEQRDGSKPLIKIDGLEERHIQDAHQGMKLLQKGIRQRKTASTKLNEMSSRSHTIFTVTLWQKLPNDVDDKYSVAKMNLVDLAGSENIHRSGAVNARAREAGVINQSLLTLGRVINSLVDKASYIPYRESKLTRLLQDSLGGKTKTVLIANISPTRADHHETISTLEYAAKAKNICNAVQVGGFVSKNLLLKDLASEITRLKLDLIATRSKEGVFLDDSNYNQLISEQENLKTEVRELQISNRALRLKLENTSNTLKKEKEYHSKIEQELTAYKNSNITIQNSLKERNNQLIDISLITNNIAQTAEKDLKQVKSFQELVARQLKHRTLQELQASLNHLMRKNNAKDITIDEDTGMLRVLLKDFESMLQNTLLGMTKDVIEPSVNTKATVSELRSHLQDLGQLLRSQVDDNLSMISSLEQQTRSISRYIEKGMFKNKDQIVENCLSQLKADIERETLKFQEVMFSKVRDSVSSATKTLASSETNEITKIYQSWIGSTSDAVMNRKSREDEFRKSFEISEATTEQKLSEIDERTTNGAESLREHQENLLQKSYLLSSNGPVCRAVDQIDIKFNTVGNCRTHLHDKLHSVYEQLSHYTHQVNQVVNQNRDDESSRLEVERFLRSFKAVLKSSGLEEDFKMRQRETEATVGEIQQLSVRELNLDQDPDSSGSANPTTRVQVLTPRKNSLHTPGVGSSTPQGLKRPRSNEDKENTLLASPKHPRIFGDGASLLGNQEK; encoded by the coding sequence ATGGAAAGCCAGGATGAGTCGATCACGGTAGTGGTTCGATGCAGAGGTCgatcttcaaaagaagttCAGTTGAAACAACCCATTATAGTGGATGTTCCTTCGGAGTTTGACTCTGATAGTGTCACTCGAACCGTCAGTGTAAATACGTCTCACGACTCAAGTTTGTCATCTCAAATAACGTCCACCAAAAGCTATACAGTTGACCAATCATTTGGACCAGCGGTGGACCAAGAAATGGTTTTTCAGAGTGTGGCAGAGCCCTTATTTGAGGAGTTTATCCGAGGTTATAATTGTACAATATTTGCATATGGCCAAACAGGAACGGGGAAGACCCATACAATGTGTGGAGACGGTAGGGAAATTGAAGGGTCTTTGTCACCAGATGCTGGAATTATTCCACGTTTATTGTTCAAGCTCTTTGATGCGTtaaatcaaaagaatattgattttgttgtgAAATGTTCTTTCGTGGAGTTATACaatgaagagttgaaagatcttCTAGGAAATATCAACAGTTCTAAATCTCGTCTTAGAATATATGAGCAACGAGACGGTAGCAAGCCGCTGATTAAAATCGACGGTCTCGAAGAGAGACATATCCAGGATGCTCATCAAGGAATGAAATTATTACAAAAAGGGATCagacaaagaaagacaGCATCTACAAAGCTTAATGAAATGTCTAGTAGATCTCACACCATATTCACAGTAACGCTTTGGCAGAAACTCCCAAATGATGTGGACGATAAGTATTCAGTAGCCAAGATGAATCTTGTGGATCTGGCTGGATCCGAAAATATCCATAGGTCAGGCGCTGTGAATGCGCGTGCGAGAGAAGCCGGAGTCATCAATCAAAGCCTTTTAACTCTTGGAAGGGTAATTAATTCGCTAGTCGATAAAGCTTCTTATATCCCTTACCGAGAGTCTAAGCTCACTAGATTATTGCAGGACTCATTGGGAgggaaaacaaaaacagTGTTGATAGCTAATATCTCACCTACCAGAGCCGACCATCACGAAACCATTAGCACACTGGAATACGCTGCCAAGGCAAAGAACATTTGTAATGCTGTTCAAGTTGGAGGATTTGTCAGTAAGAATCTGCTTTTAAAGGATTTGGCCAGCGAAATCACTCGACTAAAGTTGGACTTGATCGCAACTAGATCCAAAGAGGGCGTCTTTCTAGATGACTCTAACTATAATCAACTTATTTCAGAACAAGAAAATCTCAAAACTGAGGTCCGTGAACTGCAGATAAGCAACCGTGCTCTCCGGTTAAAATTGGAGAATACGTCCAAcacattgaaaaaggaaaaagagtACCACAGTAAAATAGAACAAGAGCTCACAGCTTACAAAAATTCTAATATAACGATACAGAATTCGTTGAAGGAACGAAATAACCAATTAATTGACATTTCCTTAATAACGAATAATATAGCCCAAACTGCTGAAAAGGATTTGAAGCAGGTGAAATCATTTCAGGAACTAGTTGCCAGACAACTGAAACACAGGACACTCCAAGAGCTACAAGCTAGTTTGAATCATTTAATGAGAAAGAATAATGCCAAAGATATTACTATCGACGAGGATACCGGAATGCTAAGAGTTTTATTGAAGGATTTTGAGAGCATGCTTCAAAATACTTTATTAGGAATGACTAAAGATGTAATAGAGCCATCAGTGAACACAAAAGCTACTGTTTCTGAGTTGAGATCTCACCTCCAAGACTTGGGTCAACTACTGAGGAGTCAGGTGGATGATAATCTGAGTATGATTTCTAGTTTAGAACAACAAACACGCTCAATCTCCAGATACATCGAGAAGGGaatgttcaaaaacaaGGATCAAATTGTAGAGAACTGTTTGTCACAATTGAAGGCAGATATAGAAAGGGAAACGTTAAAGTTTCAGGAGGTTATGTTCAGCAAAGTTAGAGACAGTGTAAGCTCTGCAACGAAGACACTGGCATCATCTGAGACTAATGAAATTACCAAGATCTACCAAAGCTGGATAGGTTCAACTTCGGATGCAGTAATGAACCGGAAATCGCGTGAAGACGAATTTAGAAAGTCATTTGAAATTTCTGAAGCTACGACTGAACAGAAATTatctgaaattgatgaaagaaCCACAAATGGGGCCGAGTCTTTGAGAGAGCATCAAGAGAACTTGCTACAAAAGAGCTACCTTTTATCATCTAATGGGCCAGTCTGTCGTGCTGTTGACCAGATTGATATCAAATTCAATACGGTAGGAAACTGTCGAACCCATCTGCATGATAAGCTGCATTCAGTATATGAGCAACTGTCTCACTATACACATCAAGTGAATCAAGTTGTCAATCAGAACCGAGATGATGAAAGTAGCAGACTTGAAGTAGAAAGGTTTTTGAGATCGTTTAAAGCAGTACTGAAAAGTTCTGGATTAGAAGAGGATTTCAAGATGCGTCAAAGGGAAACAGAGGCCACGGTAGGGGAGATTCAACAATTGTCAGTGAGGGAATTGAATCTAGATCAAGATCCTGATTCGAGTGGGTCAGCCAATCCAACCACTAGGGTGCAAGTTCTAACTCCTAGGAAAAATTCCCTGCACACACCAGGAGTTGGTAGCAGCACCCCACAGGGCTTGAAGAGGCCCAGATCcaatgaagataaagaGAATACTCTCCTTGCATCTCCCAAACACCCCCGAATATTCGGAGATGGAGCGTCCCTATTGGGAAATCAGGAAAAGTAG
- a CDS encoding Abundant subunit of the nuclear pore complex (NPC) encodes MPDHFGQVLWSKKTTTANDDVKLERSELQKKAAVRRIVQNGIRKPTPLRMLKMPSYPQMNGTDSKIDTSKENNDIKLTTSTPLKIGTNAIHSAISKDNNTVVLSDAISKYAIDNYNFQPPLGLGPFSRFEKSSILNFPDRLFEEYNSTECITNMGIFQQIGKAWLTVDNKLIIFNFKSATQDYFTIDEIRHSILTVKLIEPKPNVFVDSVNYLLLVSTPIDIYIFAVEYNAIKDKLEIFNTGMSVSTQGLIVDHFETFEKTHDIFFCGKGDSVNVWKLSYSNNEEWFHKKCNKECLTRNSLSTVVPTFNKVPGLNIFGTSDSETSTSNERESISQMQIDQSRSILYTLSTRSVVRAYRIKVLSSGTVSLSHPTTKGPMDLLKDLSTTYGLSNLTPQTKNFKLLKIFPVTNLESSSLFLIAITNTGSRIFINGSANLGDGLALIASHLKLPPPDHKFFQKVSDEKAKQGKDSSLAINSNESSKLSENIYGNTASFLNVTALQLGQAQSVSELLTGLKNCEIISPNIFFGILRLKSENTDRLFVSTPDYGVLKKNNSYVEDFEFLDSYGLIHDIIQLTPTFNATETPAGYYNQFASQYTKDPLEVAVLTNTGIHIYRYRTPDLILEDSLNDNTFKAFAEKYGSREACSTTLYLSCRFGKSEDNKNKATQLFICGGQNASLNKNLTPVVDNVELSDRFYAVILLISRMFRDIWSKEIFKLVPEINFDSNGFIEDGSVKKIEDRIILSGLTISRNTIEYLLSSLLIILDFLEKNKRSIPGALPPTFNYENNFRDRDFEVCSQAEHIGFRAIFQLLNTMKEGLSFLLFLIEESESSKNGNFKDLVRFMSVQDQADLSSLTFSQFIDNTEEQTQKLLKEILFSIINRNIVRGISVDLIIKNLQERCGSFCSTSDVLIFKAFETLKRAKDISKRDPNLKVKHLQASVDLLKQANNLVSFDTIKEAVEIMLEVNYYSGAIEFLLNMANASPNTTTSDAYSSDYYNTDKLLTNSSKEKDYEKRHMFYKYVFDILVDIDTKAVESVQLINDTESRFQSEENQFITQNGDLITEFTQLRDTSYATCFAYQDKLFHYEFYKWFIEQGVGERLLDIETPYILGFLQECAVKDLQMAKLLVAFHSKHENYYAAAKILYDLANSDFTISLSDRVQYLSQANGFCNCVCPPSVRQEMIEMSTFIADLIAVSNIQEILLQTIISDERGTEESKSKAKEDLDGKILTISELFNDFINPLGYYELALIVFRISDHRNTDDVLSQWELLLNKWHTDYIKNRPNESFYTVVSNLFVSVGRKLSDTETVFPVPDLFRLLAKFINQSQPSESTPVGILVDIFLKSGVTYDKLYYTLKEMVESTTFEPFEGFTKFLKSEMIYLIKNWYKTDRRLRDIVSSDQILSMTDYQVDTDPIYNYIRTTGIPI; translated from the coding sequence ATGCCAGATCATTTCGGCCAGGTTCTTTGGTCCAAGAAAACAACAACGGCCAATGATGATGTGAAGCTGGAAAGATCGGAGTTACAGAAAAAGGCTGCCGTTAGGAGAATTGTCCAAAATGGGATTCGTAAACCAACTCCTTTAAGGATGTTAAAAATGCCCTCATATCCCCAAATGAACGGCACCGATTCTAAGATAGATAcgtcaaaagaaaataatgatatcaaacttACAACATCCACCcctttgaaaattggaacGAACGCCATCCATTCGGCTATCTCTAAAGATAACAACACAGTGGTCCTTAGTGATGCCATATCCAAGTACGCTATCGACAACTATAATTTTCAGCCACCATTGGGATTGGGTCCATTTTCCCGTTTTGAAAAGTCTAGTATATTGAATTTTCCTGACAGATTGTTTGAAGAGTACAATAGCACTGAATGTATCACCAACATGGGGATATTTCAACAGATTGGCAAGGCCTGGCTTACCGTAGACAACAAGTTGATCATATTCAACTTCAAGTCTGCTACACAAGACTACTTCacaattgatgaaattcGCCACAGTATCCTGACTGTAAAACTCATTGAGCCTAAACCTAATGTGTTCGTGGATAGCGTCAATTATTTGTTACTGGTATCCACTCCTATAGATATCTACATTTTCGCAGTTGAGTATAATGCTATCAAGGATAAACTGGAGATTTTCAACACTGGAATGTCAGTTTCTACTCAGGGTCTAATCGTCGATCATTTTGAGACTTTTGAGAAGACCCACgatattttcttttgtgGTAAAGGTGACAGTGTAAACGTTTGGAAACTTTCCTATTCCAACAACGAAGAATGGTTTCACAAGAAGTGCAATAAAGAATGTCTTACAAGAAACAGCCTTTCTACTGTTGTCCCCACTTTCAATAAGGTCCCAGGTTTGAATATCTTTGGAACTTCAGATTCTGAAACCTCAACTAGCAATGAGAGAGAAAGCATTTCGCAAATGCAGATTGACCAGTCTCGATCCATTTTATACACATTATCCACTCGATCAGTCGTTAGAGCATATCGCATAAAGGTTCTGAGCTCGGGTACCGTCTCCTTGTCTCATCCTACTACTAAAGGTCCAATGGATTTATTGAAGGATCTGAGTACTACCTATGGTTTATCGAATCTCACCCCACAGACtaaaaacttcaaactaTTGAAAATCTTCCCGGTGAcaaatcttgaaagtaGCTCATTATTCTTGATTGCAATAACAAATACAGGTTCACGTATTTTCATTAATGGGTCAGCTAATTTGGGAGATGGACTTGCTTTGATTGCTAGTCATCTTAAACTTCCCCCTCCTGATCATaagttcttccaaaaagtaTCTGATGAGAAGGCAAAGCAAGGAAAAGATTCGTCGTTGGCAATCAATTCCAATGAATCATCCAAGTTATCTGAGAATATCTATGGCAACACTGCCTCGTTCCTGAATGTCACTGCTCTTCAATTAGGACAAGCCCAATCAGTATCTGAGTTGTTAACAGGCTTGAAAAACTGTGAGATAATTTCTCCGAATATTTTTTTCGGTATTCTGAGACTCAAATCTGAAAACACTGACCGGTTGTTTGTATCGACCCCTGATTACGGggttttgaagaagaacaattCTTatgttgaagattttgaatttctggACAGTTATGGACTGATCCATGATATCATTCAATTAACACCTACATTTAATGCTACTGAAACTCCTGCTGGGTATTACAATCAGTTTGCTTCCCAATACACAAAAGACCCGTTAGAGGTTGCTGTTTTAACTAACACAGGAATTCACATCTACAGATACAGGACACCAGACTTGATACTAGAAGACAGCTTAAATGATAACACATTTAAAGCTTTTGCTGAAAAGTATGGGTCCCGAGAAGCATGTTCTACCACTCTATACCTCTCTTGTCGATTTGGTAAGTCTGAGGACAACAAAAATAAAGCGACCCAGCTTTTCATTTGTGGTGGACAAAATGCCTCGCTGAACAAAAACCTAACCCCCGTGGTTGATAATGTGGAACTCAGCGATAGGTTTTATGCTGTGATTCTCTTGATCTCGAGAATGTTTAGAGATATTTGGTCTaaagaaatattcaaattaGTACCGGAAATTAATTTTGATTCGAACGGCTTTATTGAAGATGGATctgtcaaaaaaattgaagatcgTATTATCCTTTCCGGATTAACAATATCCAGAAATACTATTGAGTATTTACTGTCCTCATTGTTAATTATTCTTGATTTTTTAGAAAAGAACAAGAGATCTATTCCAGGCGCCTTACCACCAACTTTCAATTATGAGAATAATTTCCGTGACAgagactttgaagtttgCAGCCAAGCCGAGCATATAGGCTTTAGAGCGATTTTCCAGTTACTAAACACTATGAAAGAAGGTTTGTCGTTTCTGCTTTTCTTGATCGAAGAAAGTGAGTCCTCAAAAAATGgcaatttcaaagacttgGTCAGATTCATGTCAGTACAGGATCAGGCTGATCTAAGCTCTTTGACATTTAGCCAGTTCATAGACAATACCGAGGAGCAAACtcaaaaattgttgaaagaaattttgtTCTCTATCATCAACAGAAACATTGTCCGCGGAATCTCGGTGGACCTCATAATCAAGAACCTCCAAGAGAGATGTGGTTCATTTTGCTCAACTAGTGACGTTCTaatcttcaaagccttTGAGACCTTGAAACGTGCCAAAGACATAAGCAAGAGAGATCCGAATCTTAAGGTAAAACATCTTCAGGCCTCTGTGGACCTGCTGAAGCAGGCTAACAACTTGGTCAGTTTTGATACTATCAAGGAAGCTGTGGAGATCATGTTGGAAGTCAACTATTATAGTGGAGCAATAGAGTTCCTATTAAATATGGCCAATGCTTCTCCCAACACCACGACATCGGACGCTTACAGCTCAGATTACTACAATACCGATAAGTTGCTAACAAATTCTTCCAAGGAGAAAGATTATGAGAAGAGACACATGTTCTACAAGTATGTCTTCGACATTCTGGTTGATATTGATACTAAGGCTGTAGAGAGTGTCCAGCTTATCAATGATACTGAAAGCAGATTCCAAAGCGAAGAAAACCAGTTCATTACTCAAAATGGAGACTTAATTACTGAGTTTACTCAGCTAAGGGATACAAGTTATGCGACCTGTTTCGCTTATCAGGACAAATTGTTTCACTATGAGTTTTATAAGTGGTTTATCGAACAAGGTGTTGGTGAGAGATTGCTAGATATTGAGACTCCCTACATTTTGGGCTTTCTTCAGGAATGTGCCGTCAAAGATCTTCAAATGGCCAAGTTATTGGTTGCTTTCCATTCCAAACATGAGAACTACTACGCAGCGGCCAAAATCTTATATGACTTGGCTAATAGCGATTTCACCATCAGCTTATCTGATCGCGTGCAATATCTCTCTCAAGCTAACGGTTTCTGCAACTGCGTCTGTCCTCCAAGTGTAAGACAGGAGATGATTGAAATGTCAACTTTCATTGCCGATTTGATTGCAGTATCCAATATACAAGAAATCCTTTTGCAAACTATAATTTCTGACGAGAGAGGAActgaagaatcaaaaaGTAAAGCCAAGGAAGACCTGGATGGTAAAATCCTGACGATCAGTgagcttttcaatgatttcatcaacCCTCTGGGTTATTATGAACTGGCTCTGATAGTGTTCCGTATTTCAGACCATAGAAACACAGACGATGTCTTATCCCAATGGGAATTACTACTAAACAAGTGGCACACTGATTATATTAAAAATAGACCGAACGAGTCGTTCTACACAGTTGTGTCCAATCTTTTTGTCTCGGTCGGTCGAAAGCTCAGTGATACTGAAACTGTTTTTCCGGTGCCGGACTTGTTTCGTCTGTTAGCCAAATTCATCAATCAGTCACAACCCTCAGAGAGTACACCGGTCGGAATACTAGTTGATATATTTCTGAAGTCGGGCGTGACTTACGATAAATTGTACTACACGCTAAAGGAAATGGTCGAAAGCACCACCTTTGAACCTTTTGAAGGATTCACAAAGTTCCTGAAATCTGAAATGATTTATTTGATTAAGAATTGGTACAAAACGGATAGAAGGTTGCGTGACATTGTCTCATCTGATCAGATATTGAGCATGACAGATTATCAAGTCGATACCGATCCTATCTACAATTACATTCGTACCACCGGTATTCCCATTTAG